A stretch of the Comamonas testosteroni TK102 genome encodes the following:
- a CDS encoding TrbC/VirB2 family protein codes for MTHADAFRISANPLPRPARLDGLARPAMQGLMLAALMLLLAGTAQAAGSSMPWEGPLQSILESIQGPVARIVAVIIIIATGLALAFGDTSGGFRKLIQIVFGLSIAFAASSFFLSFFSFSGGAVV; via the coding sequence ATGACGCACGCTGATGCTTTCCGTATTTCCGCAAATCCGCTTCCTCGGCCCGCACGGCTGGATGGCCTGGCTCGCCCGGCCATGCAGGGCTTGATGCTCGCGGCGCTGATGTTGCTGCTCGCAGGCACCGCGCAGGCCGCGGGTTCCTCGATGCCCTGGGAAGGGCCGCTGCAATCCATCCTCGAATCCATCCAGGGGCCGGTGGCGCGCATCGTCGCGGTCATCATCATCATCGCCACGGGCTTGGCGCTGGCCTTCGGCGATACCTCGGGCGGGTTCCGCAAGCTGATCCAGATCGTGTTTGGCCTGTCCATCGCGTTCGCCGCTTCGAGCTTCTTCCTGTCGTTCTTCAGCTTCTCCGGTGGGGCCGTCGTATGA
- a CDS encoding electron transfer flavoprotein subunit alpha/FixB family protein gives MSVLVIAEHDNASIKGATLNTVTAAAACGGDVHVLVAGHNVGAAAQAAAQIAGVAKVIHADAAGLAHGLAENVAAQVLAIAGNYSHILFPATAGGKNVAPRVAAKLDVAQISDITKVVSADTFERPIYAGNAIATVQSSDATKVITVRTTGFDATAATGGNAAVETATAAADTGKSSYVGSEIAKSDRPELTAAKIIVSGGRALGSKEKFDEVITPLADKLGAAIGASRAAVDAGYAPNDLQVGQTGKIVAPQLYVAAGISGAIQHLAGMKDSKVIVAINKDPEAPIFSVADYGLEADLFAAVPELVKAF, from the coding sequence ATGTCGGTACTCGTTATTGCTGAACACGACAACGCATCCATCAAGGGCGCAACCCTGAACACCGTGACGGCTGCAGCCGCTTGCGGTGGCGACGTGCACGTGCTGGTGGCCGGCCACAATGTCGGCGCTGCCGCACAAGCCGCCGCCCAGATCGCCGGTGTCGCCAAGGTCATCCACGCCGACGCCGCAGGCTTGGCCCACGGCCTGGCCGAGAACGTGGCCGCCCAGGTGCTGGCCATCGCCGGCAACTACAGCCACATCCTGTTCCCGGCCACGGCCGGCGGCAAGAACGTGGCCCCCCGCGTGGCCGCCAAGCTCGACGTCGCCCAGATCAGCGACATCACCAAGGTGGTGAGCGCCGACACCTTCGAACGCCCCATCTACGCCGGCAATGCCATCGCCACCGTGCAAAGCAGCGACGCCACCAAAGTCATCACCGTGCGCACCACCGGCTTCGACGCCACAGCGGCGACCGGAGGCAACGCAGCAGTGGAAACGGCAACCGCAGCGGCAGACACCGGCAAGAGCAGCTACGTGGGCAGCGAAATCGCCAAGAGCGACCGGCCCGAACTGACGGCGGCCAAGATCATCGTCTCCGGCGGCCGTGCGCTGGGCAGCAAGGAAAAATTCGACGAAGTCATCACCCCGCTGGCCGACAAGCTGGGCGCGGCCATCGGCGCGAGCCGCGCGGCGGTGGATGCGGGCTACGCGCCCAATGACCTGCAGGTGGGCCAGACCGGCAAGATCGTGGCGCCGCAGCTGTACGTGGCGGCGGGCATCTCGGGGGCGATCCAGCACCTGGCGGGCATGAAGGACTCCAAGGTGATCGTGGCGATCAACAAGGACCCGGAGGCGCCGATCTTCAGCGTGGCCGACTACGGGCTGGAGGCGGACCTGTTCGCGGCTGTGCCGGAACTCGTCAAGGCCTTTTAA
- the trbB gene encoding P-type conjugative transfer ATPase TrbB, whose product MSAVPSSFTATSLDRRIQMLRTAMGPLIAAALEDPDVVEIMLNPDRTLWVDRLSTGRAPMGVELSEADGERIIRLVAAHVGAEVHRGQPLLTAELPETGERFEGILPPAAPGPAFALRKRAVGVIPLSRYIEDGMMTAAQAGLLVRAVRERQNILIAGGTSTGKTTLANALLAEIAATGDRVLVLEDTVELQCAARDHVPLRTRQGVVSMTELVRSSMRLRPDRVVVGEVRGAEALDLIKVWGTGHPGGIATIHAGSALGALLRLEQLILEVAVNPPRALIAEAVNVVIHIAGRGRKRRIESIARVVGFDGVGYQLADALEAPFPELLPQSDLSSLSPDHSGELP is encoded by the coding sequence ATGAGCGCCGTTCCTTCCTCCTTCACGGCCACCTCGCTGGATCGCCGCATCCAGATGCTGCGCACGGCCATGGGGCCGCTGATCGCTGCCGCGCTCGAAGACCCAGACGTGGTGGAAATCATGCTCAACCCGGATCGCACGCTCTGGGTGGATCGCCTGTCCACGGGCCGCGCGCCGATGGGTGTGGAGCTGTCCGAGGCCGATGGCGAACGCATCATCCGCCTCGTCGCTGCCCATGTCGGCGCCGAAGTGCATCGCGGCCAGCCGCTGTTGACGGCCGAACTGCCGGAAACCGGCGAACGCTTCGAGGGCATCCTGCCGCCCGCTGCGCCGGGGCCGGCCTTCGCGTTGCGCAAGCGCGCCGTGGGCGTGATCCCGCTGTCGCGCTACATCGAGGACGGAATGATGACCGCCGCGCAGGCGGGCCTGCTGGTGCGTGCGGTGCGCGAGCGCCAGAACATCCTGATCGCCGGCGGCACCAGCACGGGCAAGACGACTTTAGCTAATGCGCTGCTCGCCGAGATCGCAGCCACGGGCGACCGCGTGCTGGTGCTCGAAGACACGGTGGAGCTGCAATGCGCGGCGCGCGACCACGTGCCGCTGCGCACGCGCCAGGGCGTCGTGTCCATGACCGAGCTGGTGCGCTCGTCCATGCGCCTACGCCCGGATCGCGTCGTCGTCGGCGAGGTGCGCGGCGCCGAGGCACTGGATCTCATCAAGGTCTGGGGCACGGGTCACCCCGGCGGCATCGCCACGATCCATGCCGGCTCCGCGCTGGGTGCGCTGCTGCGCCTGGAGCAACTGATTCTCGAAGTGGCGGTGAACCCGCCCCGTGCGCTGATCGCGGAAGCGGTCAACGTGGTCATCCACATCGCCGGGCGCGGGCGCAAACGCCGCATCGAGAGCATCGCCCGCGTCGTCGGCTTCGATGGCGTGGGCTACCAACTGGCGGATGCGCTGGAGGCTCCATTCCCGGAGCTGCTGCCGCAGTCCGACCTTTCCTCCCTGTCCCCTGACCACTCTGGAGAACTTCCATGA
- a CDS encoding conjugal transfer protein TraG, producing MQGTNVLFGQIAVVFGIVIAGVWSATQWTAAALGYQLRLGSPWFDFFGTPVYHPWRLFEWWFFFDAYAPHVFDVGGAIAAGSGLIAVVVAIGMSIWRSRQSKLVTTYGTARWANAEDICKAGLDQPAGVFLGQHRQQYLRHEGPEHVLTFAPTRSGKGVGLVVPTLLSWPASAVIHDIKGENWSITAGWRSRFSHCLLFNPTDAKSSAYNPLLEVRRGAHEVRDVQNIADILVDPEGALERRNHWEKTSHALLVGAILHVLYAGEDKTLRGVANFLSDPACPFELTLHRMMTTPHIGGGPHLVVASAAREVLNKSDNERSGVLSTAMSFLGLYRDPTVAEVTSRCDWRIADLIAAEHPVSLYLVVPPSDISRTKPLIRLILNQIGRRLTESLDGSDGIARRHKLLLMLDEFPALGRLDFFETALAFMAGYGIRSFLIAQSLNQIDKAYGQNHSILDNCHVRVTFATNDERTAKRISETLGTATELRAQRNYAGHRLAPWLGHLMVSRQETARPLLTPGEVMQLPPDEAVVMVSSVAPIKAKKLRYYADSNFKRRVLPPPVLATLSMQGRYADVPPERADDWSGLAIPAMPVAPTADAADGLENLGSADDSGPRRQPELSEAVTYDPDLVAPAADLGLLDDDDMPHPLPRQLDPALQRTARLASLDPDDGIDL from the coding sequence ATGCAAGGAACGAACGTGCTGTTCGGTCAGATTGCCGTTGTCTTCGGCATCGTGATCGCTGGCGTATGGAGCGCTACGCAATGGACGGCCGCCGCCCTGGGCTACCAGCTACGCCTGGGCTCGCCGTGGTTCGATTTCTTCGGCACGCCGGTCTATCACCCCTGGCGCCTGTTCGAGTGGTGGTTCTTCTTCGACGCCTACGCGCCGCATGTCTTTGACGTGGGCGGTGCCATTGCCGCAGGCAGCGGCCTGATCGCGGTGGTGGTTGCCATCGGCATGTCGATCTGGCGCTCGCGCCAGTCCAAGCTGGTCACGACCTACGGGACGGCTCGCTGGGCCAACGCGGAGGACATTTGCAAGGCGGGGCTTGACCAGCCTGCGGGCGTGTTCCTCGGCCAGCATCGCCAGCAGTACCTGCGACATGAAGGCCCAGAGCATGTTCTGACCTTCGCGCCTACCCGCTCGGGCAAAGGCGTGGGCCTGGTGGTTCCCACCTTGTTGAGCTGGCCTGCATCGGCCGTCATTCACGACATCAAGGGCGAGAACTGGAGCATCACCGCCGGCTGGCGCTCGCGCTTCTCGCATTGCCTGCTGTTCAACCCGACCGATGCGAAGTCGTCGGCCTACAACCCACTGCTGGAGGTGAGGCGCGGCGCGCACGAAGTGCGCGACGTGCAGAACATCGCAGACATTCTGGTCGATCCCGAAGGAGCACTGGAGCGGCGCAACCATTGGGAGAAGACCTCGCATGCGCTGCTGGTTGGGGCCATCCTGCACGTGCTCTACGCAGGCGAAGACAAGACGCTGCGCGGAGTCGCCAACTTCCTCAGCGACCCGGCCTGTCCCTTCGAGCTGACCCTGCATCGGATGATGACCACGCCGCACATCGGTGGTGGGCCGCATCTGGTGGTGGCATCGGCAGCGCGCGAAGTCCTGAACAAATCGGACAACGAGCGTTCCGGCGTGTTGAGCACCGCCATGTCATTCCTCGGCCTGTACCGCGACCCCACGGTGGCCGAAGTCACCTCGCGCTGCGACTGGCGCATTGCCGACCTGATCGCGGCCGAGCATCCGGTGTCGCTGTACCTGGTGGTGCCGCCTTCGGACATTTCGCGGACGAAACCGCTCATTCGCCTGATCCTCAACCAGATCGGGCGACGGCTGACGGAATCGCTCGACGGCAGCGATGGCATCGCGCGCCGCCACAAGCTGCTATTGATGCTCGACGAGTTCCCCGCGCTCGGACGGCTCGACTTCTTCGAGACGGCCCTGGCCTTCATGGCCGGCTACGGTATCCGCAGCTTCCTCATCGCCCAGTCGCTCAACCAGATTGACAAAGCCTACGGCCAGAACCATTCGATCCTGGACAACTGCCATGTCCGGGTGACGTTCGCCACCAACGACGAGCGCACCGCCAAGCGCATCTCCGAAACGCTGGGCACCGCGACCGAGCTGCGCGCGCAGCGCAACTACGCCGGCCACCGGCTCGCGCCATGGCTCGGGCATCTGATGGTGTCGCGCCAGGAGACGGCACGTCCGCTGCTCACGCCGGGCGAGGTAATGCAGCTTCCGCCCGACGAGGCCGTGGTGATGGTGTCCAGCGTGGCGCCCATCAAGGCCAAGAAGCTGCGCTACTACGCGGACAGCAATTTCAAGCGGCGCGTGCTTCCGCCGCCGGTGCTTGCAACCCTGTCCATGCAGGGGCGCTATGCCGATGTGCCACCGGAACGCGCCGACGACTGGAGCGGGCTGGCGATTCCCGCCATGCCGGTCGCACCGACGGCCGACGCCGCCGATGGGCTGGAGAACCTGGGTTCGGCCGACGACAGCGGCCCACGCCGCCAGCCCGAACTTTCCGAAGCCGTCACCTACGACCCCGACCTGGTTGCGCCCGCAGCCGACCTCGGGCTGCTCGATGACGACGACATGCCGCATCCCCTTCCTCGCCAGCTCGATCCGGCCCTGCAGCGCACGGCCCGGCTGGCTTCCCTCGACCCTGACGACGGAATCGACCTATGA
- a CDS encoding VirB3 family type IV secretion system protein encodes MNGPHDGIPGFEVPLHRSLTEPILMGGAPRTVAITNGTLAAAVGLGLQMWIPGLVLWIVGHSLAVWGARVDPQFMAVFARHIKHRPLLDV; translated from the coding sequence ATGAACGGCCCACACGATGGAATACCCGGCTTCGAGGTGCCGCTACATCGGTCTCTGACCGAGCCGATCCTGATGGGCGGCGCTCCGCGCACCGTGGCCATCACCAACGGCACCTTGGCCGCTGCCGTGGGCCTGGGCTTGCAGATGTGGATTCCTGGGCTGGTGCTTTGGATCGTCGGCCATTCGCTGGCGGTCTGGGGTGCGCGTGTCGATCCGCAGTTCATGGCCGTGTTCGCGCGGCACATCAAGCACCGGCCGCTGCTGGACGTGTGA
- a CDS encoding electron transfer flavoprotein subunit beta/FixA family protein has product MKILVPVKRVVDYNVKVRVKSDGSGVDIANVKMSMNPFDEIAVEEAVRLREKGAATEIVAVSCGVSQCQETLRTAMAIGADRGILVETNEELQPLAVAKLLKALIDKEQPGLVILGKQAIDDDCNQTGQMLAALAGLPQATFASKVELAGDKAAVTREVDGGLETLSLTLPAVITADLRLNEPRYVTLPNIMKAKKKPLDTIKPEDLGVQVAPRLKTLKVTEPAKRGAGVKVADVAALVEKLKNEAKVI; this is encoded by the coding sequence ATGAAAATCCTGGTTCCCGTCAAGCGGGTGGTTGACTACAACGTCAAGGTCCGCGTCAAGAGCGATGGCAGCGGCGTGGACATCGCCAATGTCAAGATGAGCATGAACCCCTTCGACGAGATTGCCGTCGAAGAGGCTGTGCGGCTCAGGGAGAAAGGCGCGGCAACGGAGATCGTCGCCGTCTCGTGCGGCGTGTCTCAATGCCAGGAGACGCTGCGCACCGCCATGGCCATCGGTGCCGACCGCGGCATCCTAGTCGAGACCAATGAAGAACTGCAGCCGCTGGCCGTGGCTAAGCTGCTCAAGGCCCTGATCGACAAGGAACAGCCCGGCCTCGTGATCCTGGGCAAGCAGGCCATCGACGACGACTGCAACCAGACCGGCCAGATGCTGGCGGCGCTGGCCGGTCTGCCGCAAGCCACCTTCGCCTCCAAGGTCGAGCTCGCCGGCGACAAGGCAGCCGTGACCCGCGAAGTGGACGGCGGCCTGGAAACCCTTAGCCTCACGCTGCCCGCGGTCATCACCGCCGACCTGCGTCTGAACGAACCGCGCTACGTCACCTTGCCCAACATCATGAAGGCCAAGAAAAAGCCGCTGGACACCATCAAGCCCGAAGACCTCGGCGTTCAAGTCGCCCCGCGCCTGAAGACCCTGAAGGTGACCGAACCCGCCAAGCGCGGCGCCGGCGTGAAGGTGGCTGACGTGGCCGCCCTGGTCGAAAAACTCAAGAACGAAGCGAAGGTGATCTAA
- a CDS encoding EexN family lipoprotein, translating into MPRFLSLLMAAALTASCGPSQPTETVDFLVAHPERLKEVQRLCKEERAKAGEELCRRAAEAANRRFFGDRPEQKPQ; encoded by the coding sequence ATGCCCCGATTCCTGTCGCTGCTGATGGCCGCTGCACTGACAGCCTCCTGTGGGCCATCCCAACCGACGGAAACCGTGGACTTCCTCGTGGCCCATCCTGAGCGTCTCAAGGAAGTCCAGCGCCTGTGCAAGGAAGAGCGCGCGAAGGCCGGCGAAGAACTCTGCCGACGTGCCGCCGAAGCCGCGAATCGCCGCTTCTTCGGTGATCGGCCGGAGCAGAAGCCTCAATAG
- a CDS encoding transposase: MRLIFQHEGRFCLLGTPRQCWVPRGSRPIVGARLNARPCTAFAAVSTHDGVIDSLVLPWANAETMQVFLAEMARRHAVDFIMMVMDQAGWHIAGHLDVPQNMRLEFLPALS; the protein is encoded by the coding sequence GTGCGGCTGATATTCCAGCACGAAGGGCGCTTCTGCCTGCTGGGAACACCCCGGCAGTGTTGGGTGCCCAGGGGCTCGCGCCCCATCGTCGGCGCACGCCTCAACGCCAGACCCTGTACGGCCTTCGCCGCCGTCAGCACGCACGATGGCGTGATTGACTCTCTGGTGCTGCCCTGGGCCAACGCTGAGACGATGCAGGTGTTCCTGGCCGAGATGGCGCGACGCCATGCCGTCGATTTCATCATGATGGTCATGGATCAGGCGGGTTGGCACATCGCGGGTCACTTGGATGTGCCACAGAATATGCGCCTAGAGTTTCTGCCAGCCTTGAGCTGA
- a CDS encoding CopG family transcriptional regulator, with protein sequence MTQHRLNVFIQPEHSKRLDELAAKKGVSKSSIVAAALASWLSPDAADQREAAIAKRLDRLSRHAERLERDQNIAIETLALFIRYFLTVSTPVPEAHQDAARAQGKARFEQFVEQLGRHLLRGRSLVRDVVEELHTDPTRPEGAAAVADAQERAL encoded by the coding sequence ATGACCCAACACCGCCTCAATGTGTTCATCCAGCCGGAGCACAGCAAGCGGCTCGATGAACTGGCCGCCAAGAAGGGCGTGTCCAAGTCCAGCATCGTCGCGGCGGCCCTGGCCTCCTGGCTGTCGCCCGATGCGGCCGACCAGCGCGAGGCGGCAATTGCCAAGCGGCTGGACCGCCTGTCGCGCCACGCCGAGCGCCTGGAGCGCGACCAGAACATTGCCATCGAAACATTGGCGCTGTTCATCCGCTATTTCCTCACGGTGAGCACACCCGTGCCCGAGGCCCATCAGGATGCCGCTCGCGCCCAGGGCAAGGCCCGCTTCGAGCAGTTCGTCGAACAGCTCGGACGGCATTTGCTGCGCGGGCGCAGCCTGGTGCGGGATGTGGTGGAGGAACTGCACACCGATCCGACGCGACCGGAGGGCGCTGCGGCCGTCGCGGATGCCCAGGAGCGTGCCTTATGA
- a CDS encoding acyl-CoA dehydrogenase, with amino-acid sequence MSVYIAPLREMLFAMKEVGGLDAICAQPDHEETTPDLVEAILQEAANYAAGVLDPLNRPGDVQGARWHDGRVTPADGFREAWASFCENGWNGMPAATEWGGQGLPTLVSTAVLEMWKSSNLAFSLCQMLTLGAVEAIAHHGSDALQRRFLAPMVEGRWTGTMNLTEPQAGSDLAALRSRAVHEGDHYRVSGNKIFITWGEHDMAENIVHLVLARLPDAPPGVKGISLFLCPKYLVNDDGTLGERNDLACTSIEHKMGIHGSPTASMSFGDSGGAIGYLVGEPHQGLACMFTMMNHARLNVGLEGVGISERAYQRARAYALERVQGKPLISGSTAIAGHPDVRRMLMDMKARTEAMRALAYFCAGQMDRAAGHADAQERAQAQALVGLLIPVVKGWCTDSAQGITSDGVQVHGGMGYVEETGASQHMRDARITTIYEGTTGIQANDLIGRKLAREGGRTLKALLGRIDGDARRLVESPDAVLAQIGRALAAAAQALDEAVDWLLAHDGQPAQCAAGAVPFLRLAGTVIGGWLSARMAEAATAQLAAGAGDAGFLGTKRATASHYAAHVLVQAPMLRDIVTGGAASTLALADDQL; translated from the coding sequence GTGTCTGTCTACATAGCCCCCCTGCGCGAAATGCTGTTCGCCATGAAAGAGGTCGGCGGCCTGGACGCGATCTGCGCCCAGCCCGACCATGAAGAAACCACGCCCGACCTGGTCGAGGCCATCCTGCAGGAGGCGGCTAATTACGCCGCTGGCGTGCTGGATCCGCTCAACCGCCCCGGCGACGTGCAGGGCGCGCGCTGGCACGATGGTCGGGTCACGCCCGCCGACGGCTTTCGCGAAGCCTGGGCCAGCTTCTGCGAGAACGGCTGGAACGGCATGCCCGCTGCCACCGAATGGGGCGGCCAGGGCCTGCCCACGCTGGTCTCCACCGCCGTGCTGGAGATGTGGAAGTCGTCCAACCTCGCGTTCAGCCTGTGCCAGATGCTCACGCTGGGCGCGGTGGAGGCCATTGCGCACCATGGCAGCGACGCACTCCAGCGCCGCTTCCTGGCACCCATGGTCGAGGGCCGCTGGACGGGCACCATGAACCTCACCGAGCCCCAGGCCGGCTCTGACCTGGCCGCGCTGCGCAGCCGTGCCGTACACGAGGGCGACCACTACCGCGTCAGCGGCAACAAGATCTTCATCACCTGGGGCGAGCACGACATGGCCGAGAACATCGTGCACCTGGTGCTGGCGCGCCTACCCGATGCGCCACCGGGGGTGAAAGGCATCTCGCTGTTCCTGTGCCCGAAGTACCTGGTCAACGACGATGGCACCCTGGGCGAACGCAACGACTTGGCCTGCACGTCGATTGAGCACAAGATGGGCATCCACGGCAGCCCCACGGCGTCGATGAGTTTTGGCGACAGCGGCGGCGCTATCGGCTACCTGGTCGGCGAGCCGCACCAGGGGCTGGCCTGCATGTTCACCATGATGAACCACGCGCGGCTGAACGTTGGCCTGGAAGGCGTGGGCATTTCCGAGCGCGCCTACCAGCGCGCACGCGCCTATGCGCTGGAGCGGGTGCAGGGCAAGCCGCTGATCAGCGGCAGCACCGCCATCGCAGGCCACCCGGACGTGCGGCGCATGCTGATGGACATGAAGGCCCGCACCGAGGCCATGCGCGCGCTGGCCTACTTCTGCGCCGGTCAGATGGACCGCGCCGCGGGCCACGCCGATGCGCAGGAGCGCGCGCAGGCGCAGGCCCTGGTCGGCCTGCTGATACCGGTGGTCAAAGGCTGGTGTACCGACAGCGCGCAGGGCATCACGTCCGACGGCGTGCAGGTGCATGGCGGCATGGGCTACGTCGAGGAAACCGGCGCCTCCCAGCACATGCGCGACGCGCGCATCACGACCATCTACGAAGGCACCACGGGCATCCAGGCCAACGACCTGATCGGCCGCAAGCTGGCACGCGAGGGCGGGCGCACGCTGAAGGCGCTGCTGGGCCGCATCGACGGCGATGCGCGCCGGTTGGTCGAATCGCCCGATGCAGTGCTGGCGCAGATCGGCCGCGCGTTGGCAGCCGCTGCCCAGGCGCTGGACGAAGCGGTCGACTGGCTGCTGGCCCACGACGGTCAACCCGCGCAGTGCGCGGCGGGCGCCGTGCCCTTCCTGCGGCTGGCGGGCACCGTGATCGGCGGCTGGCTGTCGGCGCGCATGGCCGAAGCCGCTACCGCGCAACTCGCGGCGGGCGCGGGCGATGCGGGCTTTCTCGGTACCAAGCGCGCCACAGCCAGCCATTACGCGGCGCATGTCCTGGTGCAGGCGCCGATGCTGCGCGACATCGTCACGGGCGGCGCCGCCAGCACGCTGGCCCTGGCGGACGATCAACTCTGA
- a CDS encoding MFS transporter, with protein MCQIDMQKLADDARFNRFHAKVLLWCLLILIIDGYDIAVVGIALPSIMQQMGVNASTAGFMASSALFGMMFGAMVLGTLSDRIGRRWALSIGVMLFSVFTAAAGFTKDPISFSVVRFIAGLGIGGVLPVIVAQMVEYSPKKIRSLMTALMTSGYALGGILAAVLGKQLIGEYGWQVVFIAAGVPVLLIPFILKLVPESMTYLISRSRNGELAEVARNLQPGVKHPADAQFVVPTADRVAGAPVSRLFQDGRGPSTVLFWIAFFSGLFMVYALSSWLTKLMAMAGYSLGSALSFAIALNVGAIIGAVGGGWLADKFNIKWVLVGMYALGGVLLYLMTFQTSTELRYLIIGAVGACTTGAQLVAYAYCGQFYPMSIRSTGIGMASGVGRLGAIAAPLLIGQIVALELPLEQNFLVIGAFGIIGSIALAFIRHGGPASVGPQEAARELRPSQQTPQNA; from the coding sequence GTGTGCCAAATCGACATGCAGAAGCTCGCCGACGACGCTCGCTTTAACCGCTTTCATGCCAAGGTGCTTCTGTGGTGCCTGTTGATTCTCATCATCGACGGCTATGACATCGCCGTGGTGGGCATCGCCCTGCCGTCCATCATGCAGCAGATGGGCGTGAACGCATCGACTGCCGGTTTCATGGCCAGTTCGGCCCTGTTCGGCATGATGTTCGGCGCCATGGTTCTGGGCACGCTGTCCGACCGGATTGGTCGGCGCTGGGCCCTCTCCATTGGCGTCATGCTGTTCAGCGTGTTCACCGCGGCCGCCGGATTCACCAAGGATCCCATCAGCTTCAGCGTGGTGCGCTTCATCGCGGGCCTGGGGATTGGCGGTGTGCTGCCGGTCATCGTGGCACAGATGGTCGAGTACTCGCCCAAGAAGATCCGCAGCCTGATGACGGCGCTGATGACTTCGGGCTACGCACTGGGCGGCATCCTGGCCGCGGTGCTCGGCAAGCAGCTGATCGGCGAGTACGGCTGGCAGGTCGTTTTCATCGCAGCGGGTGTGCCGGTCCTGCTGATTCCGTTCATCCTGAAGCTGGTGCCGGAATCAATGACCTACCTGATCTCGCGCAGCCGCAACGGCGAACTGGCCGAAGTGGCCCGTAATCTCCAGCCGGGAGTCAAGCACCCGGCGGACGCCCAGTTCGTCGTGCCCACCGCCGACCGCGTGGCGGGTGCGCCGGTCTCCCGGCTGTTCCAGGACGGGCGAGGCCCGAGCACGGTGCTGTTCTGGATCGCCTTCTTCTCGGGCCTGTTCATGGTCTATGCGCTCAGCAGCTGGCTGACCAAGCTGATGGCTATGGCTGGCTACAGCCTGGGGTCTGCCCTCAGCTTCGCGATCGCGCTGAACGTTGGCGCCATCATCGGTGCCGTGGGAGGCGGGTGGCTCGCCGACAAGTTCAACATCAAGTGGGTGCTGGTGGGGATGTATGCGCTGGGCGGCGTGCTGCTGTACCTGATGACGTTCCAGACCTCGACCGAGCTGCGTTATCTGATCATCGGCGCGGTCGGCGCCTGCACCACCGGCGCGCAATTGGTGGCCTATGCCTACTGCGGGCAGTTTTACCCGATGTCCATCCGCTCGACCGGCATCGGCATGGCCTCCGGCGTGGGGCGCCTGGGCGCGATCGCGGCGCCGCTGCTAATCGGCCAGATCGTTGCGCTTGAGCTGCCGCTGGAGCAGAACTTCCTGGTGATCGGGGCTTTCGGAATCATCGGCTCGATCGCTCTGGCGTTCATCAGGCATGGCGGCCCGGCGTCGGTGGGCCCGCAAGAGGCTGCACGCGAGTTGCGCCCGTCGCAACAGACGCCGCAAAACGCCTGA
- a CDS encoding LysR family transcriptional regulator codes for MELRHLRCFIAVAEELHFGRAAEKLHIDQSPLSRTIKEIEEELGAQLFTRTTRSTRLTFAGMAFLERVPRIFEALKQACDGVKSAASGFQGQLRIALSDGITPSRMPTLLARCREEDPEIDIRLFEVPLDQQIKGLHDDLYDVGFSMAEEVGDGIVVRPAWEDELMVAVPARHPVLAHKHVPLEEVLRYPLALCDPAICEGHARQVDRVLQRYEQQPLIAQRVASYEVMMTLVSAGLALGLAGAAHIASGRGPGVVARRLAGKSQMLATYLLHRDVEPSEMLARFIARVDSIDSADGSSAAEDS; via the coding sequence ATGGAGCTTCGGCATTTGCGTTGCTTTATAGCGGTGGCCGAAGAACTTCACTTTGGCCGCGCAGCGGAAAAGCTGCACATCGATCAGTCCCCTTTGTCGCGCACCATCAAGGAGATAGAGGAAGAGCTCGGGGCGCAACTGTTCACGCGAACCACGCGAAGCACCCGCCTGACCTTTGCCGGAATGGCATTCCTGGAGCGGGTGCCGCGAATCTTCGAAGCTCTGAAACAGGCGTGTGACGGCGTCAAGTCCGCCGCCAGTGGGTTTCAGGGACAGTTGCGCATCGCTTTGTCCGATGGCATCACGCCCTCGCGAATGCCGACGCTGCTGGCACGGTGCCGAGAGGAAGATCCAGAGATTGACATTCGGTTATTTGAGGTGCCGTTGGACCAACAGATCAAGGGTCTGCACGATGACCTGTATGACGTCGGCTTTTCGATGGCCGAAGAGGTGGGCGACGGCATTGTGGTCAGGCCTGCGTGGGAAGACGAGCTGATGGTGGCGGTCCCAGCTCGCCATCCTGTGCTGGCCCACAAGCACGTTCCGTTGGAAGAAGTGCTGCGCTATCCGCTGGCGCTATGCGATCCGGCGATATGCGAAGGCCATGCACGCCAAGTTGATCGCGTTTTGCAGCGCTACGAGCAACAGCCACTGATCGCCCAGCGCGTGGCGTCCTATGAGGTGATGATGACCTTAGTCTCCGCCGGATTGGCACTTGGTTTGGCGGGCGCCGCGCACATTGCATCCGGCCGTGGGCCAGGTGTTGTGGCCCGGCGCTTGGCGGGCAAGTCGCAGATGCTGGCCACGTATCTGCTGCACCGTGACGTGGAGCCCTCCGAAATGCTGGCTCGGTTCATCGCACGAGTGGACTCCATTGATTCGGCGGATGGCTCCAGCGCCGCCGAGGACTCCTGA